The following is a genomic window from Malus sylvestris chromosome 12, drMalSylv7.2, whole genome shotgun sequence.
tctccttctccttgtctctcattcaactgccaggataaggagaagcaaatggataagagatgatatgagatacttttgcttttgaagaagtaactttccacaggcttattcttgaactgtgctggagggttttctggtgcccttcagagtataaggccgactcaaaaatttgagggtcaaaacaagtccatcaaatctagagtatgttcgaccttgatgatatgggatacttttgctgttgacggaataatgaatgtggtatggaaaggtgtcgtgctgtagtgatctgtttcagcctaccgttgaaccttctgcttcaatcttttgcatggcagaagtggtgtgcaacctttgcatttaaatggtccttcagaacattccttcatagtgactcattcacgcttggcagcttcagtgtaaagagccaatatctgatcaactgtcatgaggtatttgccggtggaattcgtgaccttgatagcagttgaggatgagtactcgagagcaatgctaagtaagcgaccaggcaaaggctccaggcagtcagttccaaattggaggtttgatttcaggttccgactgactgctctcttcctccttgtcctgcaggtgtggacaaggacaaagacaaagacagggagaaagcatgatatgggatactcttgctttcgaccctgatgatatgagatactcttgttcttggtgtggcttatttgctgaggtattatcggggggaaataaagctgagtatttcgagaggttatgttgagggtgccttttcgaatgcgagaaagggttgagcatttttgcaggtttgcctgtccgttgaggagggaggtcaatgtatatagggatttcccaataacaagtagtaatgctattcctttacccttcttggtcacagcaatgtagtgggagctgccagcttcacgtgttttaattttgtcagagcactttgaaaaagtggtatgtggtatctggaaagctgatattacgtgtgaagattacagacaagctttatctaaggaaatctggctctcgaagttctgagagttgtgcctcttcggttttcgaacaagcaatcccgtcgaggatctgactctcgagattcggaaagcggtgctactccggtttttgagaaagtaattatgttgggagtcttttctcgaatgtgagtaaaggttggacgttcttgccaacctgtcttgccgcaaaacacggaggtcgacacacatagggactttccagttgtcaagcagtggtgctgttcctttacccttatgggtaatagtagggtagctggaacttcgaaattctcgtgcctaaactttgtcagagatctttgacaaagttatatgtggtacccgaggagttgatggtgcatatggagagcggtgattgaacagtaagattcacgtgctttctacttcaccagaaatcttcgacagattgcccgtaatttccgcaaagctgagtgtgcatgtgacaggtgctgacgaggctgaaaaagcaggtgcttcttcgatttctgagatcggccctcgtggtctctgagcagcccagcttttgagaaagcaaacgcctcttcgatttctgaagctctgtcgagtgcagatttttatagaggctggcattaagttccacagcacacttgaatctctaccagtagaagctcatttcttgcacttctaagatcttgatttgtctgacctcttccttcttcaacacatttgaaaatgtctggaccctccgaccgtcgttttgacttgaaccttggagaagagacagccacgccttctccagacaacatatggcgcccatccttcatatcccctactggtcctcttaccgttggggattctgtgatgaagaatgatatgaccgctgcagtggtggccaggaaccttctcactcccaaagataacagactactttccaaacggtctgatgagttggctgttaaggactctctggctcttagtgttcagtgtgcaggttctgtgtctaatatggcccaacgcctatttgctagaacccgccaagttgaatcattggctgctgaagtgatgagtctcaaacaggagattagagggctcaagcatgagaataagcagttgcaccggctcgcccatgactatgctacaaacatgaagaggaagcttgaccagatgaaggaatctgatggtaaggttttacttgatcatcagcggtttgtgggtttgttccaaaggcatttattgccttcgtcctctggggctgtacctggtaatgaagcttcaaatgatgaacctccaatgcctcctccttctggggttttgtcaagtactgaggctccggataaccaccctccggtgctttctctttctggggctctaccgactgctgagacttcccctaagcaacctttgtgaaggctcccttttgtttgtttattttgactcatgtatatgtacatatttgtggcttatcgaaaatattaataaataagctttgcttcatttcaacatattgtgttaaatacaccaaagccttcttcataaagttctttgaatttttgcttttgttgaaacctgtattgttgaagctttgtgagtgaagcatgtagtttgaggtagtgttcccttaatttcccgagtgaggaaaacttctcggttggagacttgaaaaatccaagtcactgagtagtcacgaacttttgagtaccaaggcgtagtagcatatggtgggagtcccccaagtctctagtcgagggagttgacgaatgaggtgtcttgctaatagccccggactttttcttcatagattttgttgatgaaggttgctaggcccgaataagtggaattgcagaaggtgtaaccgttggtgcattaacatcataatggaagcatcacaatgatggaagcatcacaatgatgaaagcatcataatgatgaaaacaccataatgatgaaacatcataatgatgtttctttggtggaattgtttttcatttcccctaacaaccggaattgtttttcaacataacaccatcatctgtaggtcgaatcacaaagttgtcttcatgaaagttgttcgttaattccttaactacaacatatccaaattggagagccgtcggagcagtacaactccagaaatccaggtatgatgagtgactgtttatcatttgtctgtcaacccgtcagatttgttgtgagctttgaaactctattttctcttgctcagatcagcatgctttcttcattgaagttgttcctcagcttgtgaactacaacatatccaaatttgagatccctcggagctgtataactcaagaaactcaggtatgatgaatgactggttattatttttctgtcaacccgtcagatttgttgtgagcttcgaaactccattttttcttgttcagatcggtattctttcttcattgaagttgttcctcagcttgtgaactacaacatatccaaatttgagatccctcggagctgtataactcaagaaactcaggtatgatgaatgactggttattatttttctgtcaacccgtcagatttgttgtgagcttcgaaactccattttctattgttcagatcagcatgctttcttcattgaagttgttcctcatcgtctctttcataacatatcaaaaattcagaatgaactaatggttaaatatttccagatcttcgaaacatcacagcagcttcgaaatctgcaagaatccgactgtcatgcttggagcttcaacactttaatttccgtggctcaaacagaaatggttccttcttgaaagttgttcatctgctcaagaactagagggtgtccaaaattcagctccattggagagaagcagcagctgcaaaaatttgatagagaaaaggaggcgaagctttgttggatttctaggctggggaagattccagtttttgtagcaacttcagtactggtgaattgcttgtatttttgtccataacgaaattttggactttgaattattatttgatctatcataatatgtttgggaacatatataagtgaataaataagaaggaagattttgggcccttgtgggtgtaaaacaaaaaatgtttaggttttgtgaacaaaatttgtttatttggagcaaggttttgtgttgaagctttgtaggtgaagctttggtgttgaagctttctaggtgaagctttgatggtgaagctttgtagatgaagctttgtagatgaagctttctaggtgaagcttttttaggtgaagctttgtaggtgaagcttttcgggtgaagctttttggatgaagcttttgggcccttgtgaagctttggaggtgaagcttttcgggtgaagcttttttgggtgaagctttgtgggtgaagctttttaggggaagctttgtgggtgaagctttggaggtgaagcttttcgggtgaagcttttttttgggtgaagctttgtgggtgaagctttttaggggaagctttgtgggtgaagctttggaggtgaagcttttcgggtgaagctttttggatgaagcttttttttttttttttttttttttttttttggcgcttgacacggtcttcatttgcttgttttgtagtgactgtggaagacggattgctttctgattgagaagggttccggcatcgctttgcaccatcttcatgtgggtaatataggaacttccttatgttttgatcatgcatgtagtgatagaatttgtttcttcttattgtagatgtcagagcctggaagttctagtgatgagggctcttctagctttagctctaagtctgagtctgcaatgtcggagtcttcagggtctttgttagagtccggtactagagaaacattggatgatcttcccaaccgtcaaactttagctattgctagttcttcctccatggcgttgggtgagggggttgtttttgatgccatacccatagttcgctctgagttcacagcagaccatctaaagaataacttgttagataatgagaagcaggttgaggcactaaggcagtcatgtaatatccctcgtagtgtagggatacgtttggtacatgatgaagaatggccttctgagcctccccagggtcatgttatgttctacacccagatattactgactttaggggtgagactacctttacatccgtggttgcaaaagatgttatctttgatcggatatgcacctgggcaactcaatcctggtttctgggatactttgattggattttatatcatttggatggagtgtgggttgtgtgagccttccttccatcagtggcgttactgttacaagatgcgcccagcaaaatcatgcactggttatgccgagtgtgcatgtcggagtgagagagagcgtattgtgtatggtaagaaaaaggcatactacacatggaaaaaccgttggtgctttctgtataatgattgggagtatgataagggtgtcacgcctgagcgacgtgtgcttactcacttccagactgtaggttgtaacgtatcaaccgttcgtactatttgctatttgttgtggtcttttcttgcttctaacactttgcttcatgtagtgacgcggggcaccatccaactgtttgggcaggagctatctgacatagagaaggtgttgagggtgcccaaagaggatagacacttaagcaagctacgacccttatttcgtcggtacggtttccaacccttagtttccgagagccagggacgatcgagtaagttgtatccttcatgtaaacttagctcaattccttactttatttggaaagttgtatttcttattttgattttccttatgcagtggagaaggtaagcaagaaaacagggactagcacccataaaaggaaagcaccagtgttagttccttcggaagacatcctaccgcataagaaaattcataagttccgAGGGGAACCATCCGTTAGACTTAAGTCCCAAGATGTGGTCCTTAAGGGGCCTGCCTTTAGGAAGACTGGAGTCAAGGCCGTTGATAATGCTGCTGCCGTAGTTGCAGGAGAAGGGAGCCGACTGTTGCCTCATCCTCTTACTATGGAGCACACTGTCCAGGAAAGTGATCCTGGTTCCCGCCATTAggggaaaggcaaggaaagagctggcagtgtcccgtggaaggacttgagggttgccacgcggccaaaggattttggggatatcaacaattgcttggcagggcgtcgattcgccttcgatgagctcggagagcccttagctaaggatgaatcggattgcgaccggatgttgaagctgtcttcatatgtgagtgttactttgtcatttccttactttttcctctttattatcattatttaggtagtgatgatcgtcttgccatgcaggtcatggccgagtatcacgacagactgcaagaggttgagcggtacaaggcaaaactgaaggagaataagcagcttgtggacgaggcccggaggaataagggacttttgactcaggccctccaactgaaggacgaaaccatggagagcttgaaaaggcgaaatggtgagaacctaaggcttaagaaattgtttgaggcaactaaaaaacagttggaggtggctaccttggaagtatccaaggttaggggagaattggatggtgccttagttgagatttctgaactggagaagagcattccaactgaaagggaggctgctgtgcaagaatacttaagttcttcgacctttcatcttgctattaaaccctactgtgctcaagaagctcgctttgaaaaaaggaaatggatggccgtccttgatcgttatgatgatgggagcattcttcgaaaataccacgaagatatagatgagcatcatcgaaagggcgagacatttgtccttgctgttgatcctagcagcgaagatgagtctgataatgaaggtagtgctgatgcacagactcagcatggtgaagaggatcttggggatgcagaggatgatggtaggacgcggagtgatactgccaggggttcggcttcagatgagaatgaatagcagtgtctttactatctgcatgtattctggatgtagtagtctgatgtgtgtataacatgtgcccatgttataagcttgagagttttggattttaggtgtttatgagtgtttgcactattattaatgcatgtttggctatgtatgaatagatctattgtttggatataagccattgtttggttgttcctttctttgtatagtcttgtcgacacatacttagattttgcttcgtgttggatatatctgctttgaggtttcaacacttgagtgttcccttgctaggaatgtaaaagagtgagggctgagttggctaaattacctctttattgaattcattgccaaatggccttcattacataggatgccgaacggctatagctcaacacttgtacatcgtgagtctatttgtagtagtacttcaagtgatcagcgttccatggatggccaagggtcttgccatcggagcttctaagtgtgtaagagccagggcgactgatgccaatgacttcatacggtccatcccagtttggactaagtgtgccttcactcgggactctgtcgcagagtaatcttttctttaagacccagtctcctattttgaaagaacgaagcttgaccctagagtcataatagttggagatgcgctgcttgtaggcgacattcctcaagtgagcttggtttctgtgttcctcgactaaatccaagttgagggtgagttgtttgtcattttcactttgaatgtagttctggactcggaatgttgcttgctcgagctcaacagggacaaccgcctctgtgccaaaggcaagtgagaatggagtttctcctgttgaagtccgatatgaagtgcgatatgaccaaagaacttggggtacaaattctggccaacagcctttagctttgtccaagctggttttcaaagtgcgcttgattattttgttgatggcctcaacttgtccattagactggggatgagctggagaggcaaagcataagctgatgttgaacttagagcagaacaacctgaacttcttgttgtcaaactgtcgcccattgtcagtgactatcgcattgggaatgccgaatctacaaaggatgttcttccacacgaagtcttctatctttgcctcagtaatggttgccaagggttctacttcggcccactttgtgaagtagtccactgcaacgactgcgtaacagactttgcccttccctgccggcattgggccgatcaaatcaagtccccactgggcgaagggccaagggctgatcataggagtaagaggctctggaggggaatgaggaatagttgcatatcgttgacatttgtcacatgagcgggatactttgatggcatcctggtggagtgttggccagtaatatccttggcgaaaagtcttgtgtgctagggaccgagatccagcatgatctccacaaactccctcatgtatttcccgaaggacgatttccgcctcggcaggcgtaagacaccttaagtatggcaggctaaaacctcgcttatagagttgatcattgatgatcaggtagcgggtagacttgtatcgaatttgcttagcctggactttatcatt
Proteins encoded in this region:
- the LOC126592370 gene encoding uncharacterized protein LOC126592370, whose protein sequence is MRPAKSCTGYAECACRSERERIVYGKKKAYYTWKNRWCFLYNDWEYDKGVTPERRVLTHFQTVGCNVSTVRTICYLLWSFLASNTLLHVVTRGTIQLFGQELSDIEKVLRVPKEDRHLSKLRPLFRRYGFQPLVSESQGRSMEKVSKKTGTSTHKRKAPVLVPSEDILPHKKIHKFRGEPSVRLKSQDVVLKGPAFRKTGVKAVDNAAAGKGKERAGSVPWKDLRVATRPKDFGDINNCLAGRRFAFDELGEPLAKDESDCDRMLKLSSYVMAEYHDRLQEVERYKAKLKENKQLVDEARRNKGLLTQALQLKDETMESLKRRNGENLRLKKLFEATKKQLEVATLEVSKVRGELDGALVEISELEKSIPTEREAAVQEYLSSSTFHLAIKPYCAQEARFEKRKWMAVLDRYDDGSILRKYHEDIDEHHRKGETFVLAVDPSSEDESDNEGSADAQTQHGEEDLGDAEDDGRTRSDTARGSASDENE